One stretch of Punica granatum isolate Tunisia-2019 chromosome 5, ASM765513v2, whole genome shotgun sequence DNA includes these proteins:
- the LOC116206732 gene encoding dnaJ homolog subfamily B member 13-like, with translation MGVDYYKVLQVDRNATDEDLKKAYRKLAMKWHPDKNPNNKKEAEAKFKQISEAYDVLSDPQKRAVYDQYGEEGLKGQVPPPGAGGPGVGATFFQTGDGPNVFRFNPRDANDIFAEFFGSSSPFGGMGGGGSMRGGVTRSFGGMFGDDIFGSFGEGRPMSQGLRKAPPVENTLPCSLEELYKGTTKKLKITREIADASGKTMPVEEFLAIDVKPGWKKGTKLTFPEKGSEQPGRIAADLIFIIDEKPHKTFTREGNDLVVTQKISLAEALTGYTVRLTTLDGRSLTIPINNVIHPNYEEVVPREGMPLPKEPSKRGNLRIKFDIKFPARLTSEQKAGIKKLLGS, from the exons ATGGGGGTGGACTACTACAAGGTGCTGCAGGTGGACAGGAACGCGACAGACGAGGACTTGAAGAAGGCGTACCGGAAGCTCGCCATGAAGTGGCATCCCGACAAGAACCCCAACAACAAGAAGGAAGCCGAGGCCAAGTTCAAGCAGATCTCCGAAGCCTACGAC GTTTTAAGTGATCCGCAGAAAAGGGCTGTCTACGACCAGTACGGAGAAGAAGGCCTCAAGGGCCAGGTCCCGCCCCCCGGTGCCGGCGGGCCAGGCGTCGGGGCCACCTTCTTCCAGACGGGAGATGGGCCCAATGTCTTCCGATTCAATCCCCGGGATGCCAACGACATATTCGCAGAGTTCTTTGGTTCGTCGAGCCCGTTTGGGGGAATGGGTGGCGGAGGCAGCATGAGGGGCGGCGTGACAAGGTCGTTCGGGGGAATGTTCGGGGATGATATATTTGGGTCGTTTGGGGAAGGCCGACCAATGAGTCAAGGCCTGCGTAAGGCCCCTCCGGTGGAGAACACCCTGCCTTGCAGCCTCGAGGAGCTCTATAAGGGCACGACGAAGAAGCTTAAGATCACCAGGGAGATTGCCGACGCGAGCGG GAAGACTATGCCGGTTGAGGAATTTCTAGCCATAGACGTCAAGCCCGGATGGAAAAAGGGCACGAAACTTACCTTCCCGGAGAAAGGGTCAGAGCAACCTGGAAGGATCGCTGCAGACCTCATCTTCATAATCGATGAGAAGCCCCACAAGACCTTCACTCGCGAAGGCAACGACTTGGTTGTGACCCAGAAGATATCGCTCGCTGAGGCTCTCACGGGCTACACGGTCCGCCTGACCACGCTCGACGGAAGGAGTCTGACGATACCGATCAATAACGTGATCCACCCGAACTACGAGGAGGTTGTGCCGAGAGAAGGCATGCCTTTGCCGAAGGAGCCCTCCAAGAGGGGTAACTTGAGGATCAAGTTTGATATCAAGTTCCCGGCTAGGCTGACTTCCGAGCAGAAGGCTGGGATCAAGAAATTGTTGGGTTCTTGA
- the LOC116207117 gene encoding probable serine incorporator isoform X1: MGKHEGNRPVNTKRMGEPAGGTSAMLGDIVIPNNVEIYDRRNCVLSRPTCEQKMLDLAVERRQSLRARYYYGMIFLFMNLGAWFVRDYGQKLMPILQYVRSCGMEGLACTQTMGVLRVSLGCFIFFFLMFLISFNTRKLNEARNIWHSRWWALKSLLLIVSMATPLLIPSSFIHFYGEFARVGAGIFLVLQLISVIQFIAWWNNHWMPDGGTKQSCSLGLLLSTLSYIASLCGIAILAKMYSAGQSLNIFFITWTIILLIVMMVMSLHSKVNTGLLSSGIMGSYIVFLCWSAIRSEPAIQKSNVHQQANHHDWSTIFSFVIAICAIVMATFSTGIDSESFQFRKDDIREEDDVPYKYEFFHLVFSLGAMYFAMLFISWNLENTTTKWVIDVGWASTWVKIINEWLGATIYMWTLISPAVRRAKVMDEESAEVNNNHTGHSTSSPSRSSDMSEFRS, translated from the exons ATGGGAAAGCATGAAGGGAATAGACCCGTAAATACCAAAAG GATGGGGGAGCCTGCTGGAGGGACAAGTGCGATGTTAGGAGATATTGTCATACCGAACAATGTGGAGATCTATGATCGCAGGAATTGTGTACTGTCAAGGCCGACATGTGAACAGAAAATGTTAGATTTAGCAGTGGAAAGAAGACAATCCTTGAGAGCCCGTTATTACTATGGAATGATCTTCTTGTTCATGAATCTCGGAGCATGGTTTGTTCGTGACTATGGCCAGAAGTTAATGCCGATACTTCAAT ATGTAAGATCTTGTGGAATGGAAGGACTTGCTTGTACTCAAACAATGGGAGTTCTTCGCGTGAGTTTAGGATGCTTC atatttttctttttgatgtttCTAATTTCCTTCAATACAAGAAAGTTAAATGAAGCTCGAAATATTTGGCATTCTCGATGGTGGGCTTTGAAGTCTCTTCTTTTGATTGTATCAATGGCGACTCCGCTACTCATTCCTTCAAgtttcattcatttttatG GTGAATTTGCTCGTGTCGGTGCAGG GATATTTTTGGTTCTCCAACTTATTAGTGTAATCCAATTCATCGCATGGTGGAATAACCATTGGATGCCCGATGGAGGAACAAAGCAAAG TTGTTCTCTCGGGTTACTACTATCCACCTTGTCTTACATTGCTTCACTATGTGGAATTGCAATACTTGCTAAAATGTACTCCGCGGGGCAATCACTCAACATATTCTTTATCACATGGACTATCATCCTCCTCATAGTGATGATGGTCATGTCATTGCATTCCAAG GTCAATACGGGTCTTTTGTCCTCTGGAATCATGGGTTCTTACATTGTTTTCCTTTGTTGGTCTGCTATTAGAAG TGAACCTGCCATTCAGAAAAGCAACGTTCACCAACAAGCAAATCATCATGATTGGTCGACTATTTTT AGCTTCGTGATTGCAATATGTGCAATTGTAATGGCAACTTTCTCTACTGGGATCGATTCAGAATCGTTTCAG TTCCGGAAAGATGATATTCGAGAGGAGGATGACGTGCCATATAAGTACGAGTTCTTTCACTTGGTGTTCTCCTTAGGGGCTATGTATTTCGCCATGTTGTTCATAAGTTGGAACCTTGAAAATACAACCACCaa GTGGGTTATCGATGTTGGGTGGGCAAGTACATGGGTGAAGATCATCAACGAGTGGCTCGGGGCAACCATATACA TGTGGACATTGATTTCCCCGGCTGTAAGAAGAGCTAAAGTGATGGATGAGGAAAGTGCAGAAGTGAATAATAACCATACGGGCCATTCAACTAGTTCCCCTTCACGAAGTTCAGATATGTCAGAATTTAGATCGTAG
- the LOC116207117 gene encoding probable serine incorporator isoform X2 — protein MGEPAGGTSAMLGDIVIPNNVEIYDRRNCVLSRPTCEQKMLDLAVERRQSLRARYYYGMIFLFMNLGAWFVRDYGQKLMPILQYVRSCGMEGLACTQTMGVLRVSLGCFIFFFLMFLISFNTRKLNEARNIWHSRWWALKSLLLIVSMATPLLIPSSFIHFYGEFARVGAGIFLVLQLISVIQFIAWWNNHWMPDGGTKQSCSLGLLLSTLSYIASLCGIAILAKMYSAGQSLNIFFITWTIILLIVMMVMSLHSKVNTGLLSSGIMGSYIVFLCWSAIRSEPAIQKSNVHQQANHHDWSTIFSFVIAICAIVMATFSTGIDSESFQFRKDDIREEDDVPYKYEFFHLVFSLGAMYFAMLFISWNLENTTTKWVIDVGWASTWVKIINEWLGATIYMWTLISPAVRRAKVMDEESAEVNNNHTGHSTSSPSRSSDMSEFRS, from the exons ATGGGGGAGCCTGCTGGAGGGACAAGTGCGATGTTAGGAGATATTGTCATACCGAACAATGTGGAGATCTATGATCGCAGGAATTGTGTACTGTCAAGGCCGACATGTGAACAGAAAATGTTAGATTTAGCAGTGGAAAGAAGACAATCCTTGAGAGCCCGTTATTACTATGGAATGATCTTCTTGTTCATGAATCTCGGAGCATGGTTTGTTCGTGACTATGGCCAGAAGTTAATGCCGATACTTCAAT ATGTAAGATCTTGTGGAATGGAAGGACTTGCTTGTACTCAAACAATGGGAGTTCTTCGCGTGAGTTTAGGATGCTTC atatttttctttttgatgtttCTAATTTCCTTCAATACAAGAAAGTTAAATGAAGCTCGAAATATTTGGCATTCTCGATGGTGGGCTTTGAAGTCTCTTCTTTTGATTGTATCAATGGCGACTCCGCTACTCATTCCTTCAAgtttcattcatttttatG GTGAATTTGCTCGTGTCGGTGCAGG GATATTTTTGGTTCTCCAACTTATTAGTGTAATCCAATTCATCGCATGGTGGAATAACCATTGGATGCCCGATGGAGGAACAAAGCAAAG TTGTTCTCTCGGGTTACTACTATCCACCTTGTCTTACATTGCTTCACTATGTGGAATTGCAATACTTGCTAAAATGTACTCCGCGGGGCAATCACTCAACATATTCTTTATCACATGGACTATCATCCTCCTCATAGTGATGATGGTCATGTCATTGCATTCCAAG GTCAATACGGGTCTTTTGTCCTCTGGAATCATGGGTTCTTACATTGTTTTCCTTTGTTGGTCTGCTATTAGAAG TGAACCTGCCATTCAGAAAAGCAACGTTCACCAACAAGCAAATCATCATGATTGGTCGACTATTTTT AGCTTCGTGATTGCAATATGTGCAATTGTAATGGCAACTTTCTCTACTGGGATCGATTCAGAATCGTTTCAG TTCCGGAAAGATGATATTCGAGAGGAGGATGACGTGCCATATAAGTACGAGTTCTTTCACTTGGTGTTCTCCTTAGGGGCTATGTATTTCGCCATGTTGTTCATAAGTTGGAACCTTGAAAATACAACCACCaa GTGGGTTATCGATGTTGGGTGGGCAAGTACATGGGTGAAGATCATCAACGAGTGGCTCGGGGCAACCATATACA TGTGGACATTGATTTCCCCGGCTGTAAGAAGAGCTAAAGTGATGGATGAGGAAAGTGCAGAAGTGAATAATAACCATACGGGCCATTCAACTAGTTCCCCTTCACGAAGTTCAGATATGTCAGAATTTAGATCGTAG